In Agrobacterium tumefaciens, a single genomic region encodes these proteins:
- a CDS encoding glycosyltransferase family 4 protein — protein MGPMTTTSETERYPRIALISTHGYVAAHPPLGAADTGGQVVYVLELARKLGQLGYTVDLYTRRFEDQPEFDEVDERVRVVRIPCGGRDFIPKEYLHRHLMEWCENALRFIKKNDLNYSFINSHYWDAGVAGQRLSEALKIPHLHTPHSLGIWKKRQMETDYPEKSDTFELEFNFRERIQHELIIYRSCDMVIATTPVQLDVLIEDYGQKRKHIHMIPPGYDDNRFFPVSDATRQMIRQRFGFEGKVVLALGRLATNKGYDLLIDGFSVLAEREPEARLHLAVGGENMDEQETNILNQLKERVKSLGLEDKVAFSGYVADEDLPDIYRAADLFVLSSRYEPFGMTAIEAMASGTPTVVTIHGGLFRAVSYGRHALFADPFDKEDLGITMMKPFKHERLYGRLSRMGAHKARSLFTWTGIAQQLLAVVEGRTMMPVLEEADWAEPWNDGD, from the coding sequence ATGGGACCCATGACAACCACGAGCGAAACTGAACGCTATCCGCGGATAGCTCTCATATCGACGCATGGCTATGTCGCCGCACACCCACCACTGGGCGCGGCCGATACCGGGGGGCAGGTGGTTTATGTGCTTGAGCTTGCACGCAAACTCGGCCAACTCGGTTATACCGTCGATCTTTATACCCGCCGCTTCGAAGACCAGCCGGAATTCGACGAGGTTGACGAGCGCGTCCGTGTGGTGCGCATTCCCTGCGGCGGGCGCGATTTCATTCCCAAGGAATATCTGCACCGACACCTGATGGAATGGTGCGAAAACGCGCTGCGTTTCATCAAGAAAAACGACCTCAACTACTCCTTCATCAACAGCCACTACTGGGATGCAGGCGTCGCCGGACAGCGGCTCTCCGAAGCGCTGAAAATCCCGCATCTGCACACCCCGCATTCCCTCGGCATCTGGAAGAAGCGCCAGATGGAGACCGACTACCCGGAAAAATCCGATACGTTCGAACTGGAGTTCAACTTCAGGGAACGCATCCAGCATGAGCTCATCATCTATCGCAGCTGCGACATGGTGATCGCCACCACCCCGGTACAGCTTGACGTGCTGATCGAGGATTACGGGCAGAAACGCAAACATATCCACATGATCCCGCCGGGTTATGACGACAACCGCTTCTTCCCCGTTTCGGATGCAACGCGGCAGATGATCCGGCAGCGTTTCGGCTTCGAGGGCAAGGTGGTGCTGGCGCTCGGCCGGCTCGCCACCAACAAGGGGTACGACCTGCTGATCGACGGCTTCTCCGTGCTTGCCGAGCGCGAACCGGAAGCCCGCCTGCATCTCGCCGTCGGCGGCGAGAATATGGACGAGCAGGAAACCAACATTCTGAACCAGCTGAAGGAACGGGTGAAATCGCTTGGGCTGGAAGACAAAGTGGCTTTTTCCGGTTATGTCGCGGACGAAGACCTGCCTGACATTTACCGTGCTGCCGATCTCTTCGTGCTTTCCAGCCGCTACGAGCCCTTCGGCATGACCGCGATCGAGGCGATGGCGAGCGGCACGCCGACCGTCGTCACCATCCATGGCGGGCTGTTCCGTGCGGTGAGCTATGGGCGACATGCACTGTTCGCCGATCCTTTCGACAAGGAAGATCTCGGCATCACCATGATGAAACCGTTCAAACATGAACGGCTTTACGGGCGGCTTTCCCGCATGGGAGCCCACAAGGCGCGCAGCCTCTTTACCTGGACCGGCATTGCCCAGCAGCTTCTTGCTGTTGTGGAGGGCAGGACGATGATGCCTGTTCTCGAAGAAGCGGACTGGGCCGAACCATGGAATGACGGCGATTGA
- a CDS encoding FadR/GntR family transcriptional regulator, which translates to MDETLFARIEHSRTSQEVILRFEELILDGILRDGDRLPGERELAQKLDVSRPILREALKELETRGLLTSRHGGGTYVADIVGPVFSDPLSALITRHSRATRDFLEYRRTIEGMAAELAAERATEPDRRNLAAIVDRMREAHEAGRFEEELTGDVEFHNAIGEAAHNIVLMHTLRSCYRLLSDDIFYNRHLIFTIAGAHDEVLRQHIAIHDAIVAADPVAARTAAEAHIDFIVETTSRAHQAREWDRISRLRQQQRSS; encoded by the coding sequence ATGGACGAAACGCTTTTTGCGCGCATCGAGCACAGCCGCACATCGCAGGAGGTGATCTTACGTTTCGAGGAACTGATCCTCGACGGCATATTGCGCGATGGCGACCGGCTGCCCGGCGAGCGGGAACTGGCGCAGAAGCTGGACGTCTCCCGCCCGATCCTGCGCGAAGCGCTGAAGGAGCTCGAAACCCGCGGTCTTCTCACCAGCCGGCATGGCGGCGGCACCTATGTGGCCGATATTGTCGGCCCGGTGTTTTCCGACCCCTTGAGCGCGCTGATTACCCGCCACAGCCGGGCGACGCGGGATTTTCTCGAATATCGCCGCACCATCGAGGGCATGGCGGCCGAACTTGCCGCCGAGCGTGCGACGGAACCGGACAGGCGCAACCTTGCTGCCATCGTCGACAGAATGCGCGAAGCGCATGAGGCGGGCCGCTTCGAAGAGGAGCTCACGGGCGATGTGGAATTCCACAACGCCATCGGCGAGGCGGCGCATAATATCGTGCTGATGCATACATTGCGATCCTGCTACCGGCTTCTGAGCGACGACATTTTCTATAACCGTCACCTCATCTTCACCATCGCCGGTGCGCATGACGAGGTACTGAGGCAACATATCGCCATCCACGATGCCATCGTCGCCGCCGACCCGGTAGCGGCAAGAACGGCGGCGGAAGCCCATATTGACTTCATCGTGGAGACGACATCCAGGGCGCATCAGGCGCGCGAATGGGACCGGATTTCCCGCTTGCGACAACAGCAGCGCAGCAGCTGA
- a CDS encoding DUF3422 family protein, with protein MAKGRFAFASAPERSLALGEVHARPTVLLAPSRIIVQLAFMMDGGSAVHHSVIAEMSRSRGVAPPERDARHHAMPWGQGTLRWERHTEFSTWFWDGPAPEKFGGEIAGDPFGDSFSPPGSLISGVRLEIRPENGVTSQAQAMFEPTSLCHSDVRDGQAAILTDFRQDRDGLTQILVIDRGLSDYSRGALVQRLLDIETYRTLAMLGLPMAQTLSPEIRRIEDGLTGITQRMKSDARDEADALLAEMTRLAAELEANAALSLYRFGASRAYDGIVRERIRALAETPVQGHETMGSFLERRMAPAMRTCQSVEERQANLSRKLHRATALVRSWIDVELERQNTVLLNTMNKRAAMQLRLQQTVEGLSVAAISYYVVGLIGYLTKSISHDVLPVDPAVVTGISVPFAVLGVWWVVRRIRRSHAEGGH; from the coding sequence ATGGCCAAGGGTAGATTTGCATTCGCAAGCGCGCCGGAGAGATCGCTGGCTCTGGGTGAGGTCCACGCGCGGCCGACCGTGCTGCTCGCCCCGTCGCGCATCATCGTCCAGCTTGCCTTCATGATGGATGGCGGCTCGGCCGTGCACCATTCGGTCATTGCGGAAATGTCGCGCAGCCGTGGTGTTGCGCCGCCGGAACGTGATGCCCGCCACCATGCCATGCCCTGGGGGCAAGGAACATTGCGCTGGGAGCGGCACACGGAATTTTCCACCTGGTTTTGGGACGGTCCCGCGCCGGAAAAGTTTGGCGGCGAGATTGCCGGCGATCCTTTCGGTGACAGCTTTTCACCGCCCGGCTCGCTGATCTCGGGTGTGCGGCTGGAAATCCGCCCCGAGAACGGCGTTACCTCCCAGGCGCAAGCGATGTTCGAGCCGACCAGCCTCTGTCACAGCGATGTGCGCGACGGACAGGCGGCGATCCTCACCGATTTCCGCCAGGACCGCGATGGTCTGACGCAGATATTGGTGATCGACCGTGGCCTCAGCGATTACAGCCGCGGCGCACTGGTGCAGCGGCTTCTGGACATCGAGACCTATCGCACGCTTGCCATGCTTGGCCTGCCGATGGCGCAGACGCTGTCGCCGGAAATTCGCCGCATCGAAGATGGCCTGACCGGCATCACCCAACGCATGAAGAGCGACGCCCGCGACGAGGCCGATGCGCTGCTGGCCGAAATGACCCGGCTTGCCGCAGAGCTGGAGGCCAATGCCGCACTCAGCCTTTATCGTTTCGGCGCCAGCCGCGCCTATGACGGCATCGTGCGCGAACGCATCCGGGCGCTCGCGGAAACGCCCGTTCAGGGCCATGAGACCATGGGCAGCTTTCTGGAACGGCGCATGGCGCCAGCCATGCGCACCTGCCAGTCGGTGGAGGAGCGGCAGGCTAACCTGTCGCGCAAGCTCCATCGCGCCACTGCGCTCGTCAGAAGCTGGATCGACGTGGAACTGGAGCGGCAGAATACGGTGCTGCTCAACACCATGAACAAGCGCGCCGCCATGCAGCTTCGTTTGCAGCAGACAGTGGAAGGCCTGTCGGTCGCCGCGATCTCCTATTATGTCGTCGGGCTCATCGGTTATCTCACCAAGTCGATCAGCCATGACGTGCTGCCGGTCGATCCGGCCGTCGTCACCGGCATTTCCGTGCCCTTCGCCGTGCTTGGCGTCTGGTGGGTGGTACGCCGCATCCGCCGCTCCCATGCAGAGGGAGGGCACTGA
- a CDS encoding LysR family transcriptional regulator: protein MTNLGDLEVFASVAASGSMSLAARELGYSPAVISKRIKRLEEKLGARLFQRTTRQISLTEAGQGFYERVLAVLEGLEEAEDFVSGRANTVNGTLKVSASTSFGRMHIAPHLKGFMERHPDLSVNLVLSDEFIDIIEGGYDLAIRIADLNSSSLVARRLAPVRRVLCASADYVAAHGMPATIEDLKKHRCLPAHNNDIWRLEGPGGALSIRPEGMLVTNSSEVIREAVISGLGIALRSTWDIGHELRSGKLVQVLPGYEGSRNVTLSAVYPSRQFLPAKVRLFIDYLAGLYGPSPYWEQG from the coding sequence GTGACAAATCTGGGCGATCTGGAAGTCTTTGCAAGCGTTGCCGCCTCCGGCAGCATGTCGCTCGCCGCCAGGGAGCTTGGCTATTCGCCCGCCGTGATTTCCAAGCGCATCAAGCGGCTGGAAGAAAAGCTCGGCGCCCGGCTTTTCCAGCGCACGACGCGGCAGATTTCTTTGACCGAAGCCGGACAGGGATTTTACGAGCGGGTGCTGGCCGTGCTGGAAGGCCTTGAAGAGGCCGAGGATTTTGTGTCCGGCCGGGCTAATACCGTCAACGGCACGCTGAAGGTTTCCGCCTCCACCTCCTTCGGGCGCATGCATATCGCGCCACATCTGAAGGGTTTCATGGAGCGGCATCCTGATCTCTCGGTCAATCTGGTGCTCAGCGACGAGTTCATCGATATCATCGAAGGCGGTTACGATCTGGCGATCCGCATTGCCGATCTCAATTCCTCAAGCCTCGTGGCCCGCAGGCTGGCGCCGGTGCGGCGCGTGCTCTGCGCCTCGGCTGACTATGTTGCCGCGCACGGCATGCCGGCCACGATCGAGGATCTGAAGAAACACCGCTGCCTGCCGGCGCACAATAATGATATCTGGCGGCTGGAGGGGCCGGGCGGCGCGCTCAGCATTCGCCCGGAGGGCATGCTGGTCACCAATTCGAGCGAGGTGATCCGCGAGGCGGTGATATCAGGGCTTGGTATTGCGCTGCGCTCCACCTGGGATATCGGCCATGAATTGCGCAGCGGAAAGCTGGTGCAGGTTCTGCCTGGTTATGAGGGGTCGCGCAACGTGACGCTCTCGGCAGTTTATCCGAGCCGGCAGTTCCTGCCCGCCAAGGTTCGGTTGTTCATTGATTATCTCGCCGGGCTTTATGGGCCTTCACCCTATTGGGAGCAGGGCTGA
- a CDS encoding FAD-linked oxidase C-terminal domain-containing protein: protein MTQPIKFLEPRAKVVASRDRIIADLTDILPADCLVHEPRELVPFETDAFVSYRRLPLAVALPKTTEEAAAVMKYCHRYGIPVVPRGAGTSLSGGAIPQEDAVVIGLSKMSAILDLDFYNRTARVQAGVTNLSISDAAGAEGFFYAPDPSSQLACTIGGNIGMNSGGAHCLKYGVTTNNLLGVKMVLVDGTVLELGGNHLDAAGYDLLALVCGSEGQLGIVTEATVRLIAKPEGARPVLFGFETSEEAGSCVADIIGAGIIPVAIEFMDKPAIEICEAFAKAGYPLDVGALLIVEVEGSEAEMDAMLADIVTIARKHGVKTVKECQSAMEAAAIWKGRKSAFGATGRIADYICMDGTVPLSQLSHVLKKTSEITDRLGLRVANVFHAGDGNMHPLILFNANDPDDAARAEEAGNEILKLCVDAGGCLTGEHGVGIEKRDLMRHQYGEADLAQQMAVRAAFDEDWLMNPSKVFPLEGRN from the coding sequence GTGACGCAGCCGATCAAGTTTCTGGAGCCGCGTGCCAAGGTCGTCGCGAGTCGTGACCGCATCATCGCGGATCTCACGGATATCCTGCCGGCGGACTGTCTTGTGCACGAGCCGCGAGAGCTCGTGCCTTTCGAAACCGATGCCTTCGTCTCCTATCGCCGTCTGCCGCTGGCCGTGGCGCTGCCGAAAACGACGGAAGAAGCGGCGGCAGTGATGAAATATTGCCACCGTTACGGCATTCCCGTCGTGCCGCGCGGCGCCGGCACCTCGCTGTCCGGCGGTGCCATCCCGCAGGAGGATGCTGTCGTGATCGGCCTTTCCAAGATGAGCGCGATCCTCGATCTCGATTTTTACAATCGCACGGCGCGGGTGCAGGCGGGTGTCACCAATCTCTCCATTTCCGATGCTGCCGGGGCTGAGGGTTTCTTTTATGCGCCCGATCCCAGCTCGCAGCTTGCCTGCACCATCGGCGGCAATATCGGCATGAATTCCGGTGGCGCGCATTGCCTTAAATACGGCGTCACCACCAATAATCTGCTCGGCGTGAAAATGGTGCTGGTGGATGGCACGGTGCTGGAGCTTGGCGGCAATCACCTCGACGCCGCCGGTTACGATCTTCTCGCTCTCGTCTGCGGCTCGGAAGGCCAGCTCGGCATCGTCACGGAAGCGACGGTGCGGCTGATCGCCAAGCCGGAGGGGGCGCGGCCGGTGCTGTTCGGTTTCGAGACCTCTGAAGAAGCGGGCTCCTGCGTCGCCGATATCATCGGCGCGGGCATCATTCCGGTGGCCATCGAATTCATGGACAAACCGGCCATCGAGATTTGCGAGGCCTTCGCCAAGGCAGGCTATCCGCTTGACGTCGGTGCGCTTCTGATTGTCGAGGTCGAAGGCTCCGAGGCGGAAATGGACGCCATGCTGGCCGATATCGTCACCATTGCCAGAAAACATGGCGTGAAGACGGTGAAGGAATGCCAGTCGGCCATGGAGGCGGCGGCGATCTGGAAGGGCCGCAAATCCGCCTTCGGCGCAACCGGCCGCATCGCGGATTATATCTGCATGGATGGCACGGTGCCGCTTTCCCAACTTTCCCATGTGCTGAAAAAGACCAGCGAAATCACCGACCGGCTCGGCCTGCGCGTCGCCAATGTCTTCCATGCCGGTGATGGCAACATGCACCCGCTCATCCTGTTCAACGCCAATGACCCTGATGATGCGGCCCGCGCGGAAGAGGCGGGCAATGAAATATTGAAGCTCTGCGTCGATGCGGGCGGCTGTCTCACCGGAGAGCACGGTGTCGGCATCGAAAAGCGCGACCTGATGCGCCACCAATATGGCGAGGCTGATCTTGCCCAGCAGATGGCGGTGCGGGCGGCCTTTGACGAGGACTGGCTGATGAACCCTTCCAAGGTGTTTCCGCTGGAGGGCAGGAATTGA
- the glcE gene encoding glycolate oxidase subunit GlcE, with protein MLTPYAETQVADIIRDHATRKTPLKIIGGNTRSGFGNAVAAAETLSSRAMNGIIAYNPAEMVMTVRAGTPLAAVEAALAENRQMMAFEPMDHRLIMATEGEPTIGGVFAANVSGPRRYVAGAARDSLLGIRFVNGSGEIIRAGGRVMKNVTGLDLSKFLAGSFGTLGFLTEVTFRVLPKPPAEKTIVVSGLDDEAATRIMAAAMAMSVEVSGAAHLPESVRSRFIDGALPEGPATILRLEGLAASVEARAAKLLSVMDRVGPWTLLEGDESRLLWRQVRDVAPYAGQGAKPLWKVSVAPAAGHRLVAALRMEAGIDAFYDWQGGLVWMQMEADPEADLLRGAIRALGGGHATLLRASDAVRATVAAFEPRPSAEALLSARIWEKLDPAGIFNPGKMAVTMERAV; from the coding sequence ATGCTGACCCCCTACGCAGAAACCCAGGTCGCAGACATCATCCGCGACCACGCGACCCGAAAAACCCCGCTGAAAATCATCGGCGGCAACACCCGTTCCGGTTTCGGCAATGCTGTGGCCGCAGCTGAAACGCTTTCCTCCCGCGCTATGAACGGCATCATCGCCTACAACCCCGCCGAAATGGTCATGACCGTCAGGGCCGGCACACCGCTCGCCGCTGTCGAAGCCGCCCTTGCGGAAAACCGGCAGATGATGGCTTTCGAACCGATGGACCACCGTCTGATCATGGCAACCGAAGGCGAGCCGACCATCGGCGGTGTCTTTGCCGCCAATGTTTCCGGTCCGCGCCGTTATGTCGCCGGTGCGGCGCGTGACAGCCTGCTCGGCATCCGTTTCGTCAATGGCAGCGGCGAGATCATCAGGGCCGGTGGCCGGGTGATGAAGAATGTCACCGGTCTCGATCTTTCGAAGTTCCTGGCTGGCTCCTTCGGCACGCTCGGTTTCCTCACCGAGGTGACCTTTCGCGTATTGCCGAAACCGCCGGCGGAAAAAACCATCGTTGTGTCGGGGTTGGATGACGAGGCGGCGACGCGCATCATGGCCGCGGCGATGGCGATGAGCGTCGAGGTCTCCGGCGCGGCGCATCTGCCGGAAAGCGTGCGTTCCCGCTTCATCGATGGCGCCCTGCCGGAAGGCCCAGCGACCATTCTGCGGCTGGAAGGACTTGCCGCCTCGGTGGAGGCGCGTGCGGCCAAACTTCTGTCGGTCATGGATCGGGTCGGTCCGTGGACCTTGCTGGAGGGCGATGAAAGCAGGCTTTTGTGGCGGCAGGTGCGTGATGTCGCGCCCTATGCCGGGCAGGGTGCCAAACCGCTCTGGAAAGTCTCGGTCGCACCCGCCGCCGGCCACCGGCTGGTCGCGGCGCTGCGCATGGAAGCGGGCATCGACGCCTTTTACGACTGGCAGGGCGGCCTTGTCTGGATGCAGATGGAAGCGGACCCCGAGGCGGATTTGCTGCGTGGTGCTATCCGGGCGCTGGGTGGTGGCCATGCCACATTGCTGAGGGCGAGTGATGCGGTGCGCGCGACCGTGGCCGCATTCGAGCCGCGCCCATCGGCGGAAGCGCTGCTTTCGGCGCGCATCTGGGAAAAGCTCGATCCGGCGGGCATCTTCAATCCCGGCAAGATGGCTGTAACGATGGAAAGGGCCGTCTGA
- the glcF gene encoding glycolate oxidase subunit GlcF: protein MQTSFTSEQLADPHVAESEKILRKCVHCGFCTATCPTYVTLGNELDSPRGRIYLIKDMLENSRPADREVVTHIDRCLSCLACTTTCPSGVDYMHLVDHARAHIEQTYKRPFMDRLIRNLLVAVLPHPGRFRLALHLARLARPFSGLLAKSPALKPLQSMLALAPAAVPPVSASARPGARPAEGEKRGRVAILTGCAQPVLDPGINEATLRLLSRFGIEVVVPKGEGCCGSLVHHMGREEEALASARRNVDVWMREMEEGGLDAIIITASGCGTTIKDYGHMLRLDPAYAEKAARVSALAKDITEYLATLDLPQRQSQGLTVAYHSACSMQHGQKITLAPKQLLKAAGFTVRDPAEGHLCCGSAGTYNILQPEISSKLKARKVKNIEATRADVIATGNIGCITQIGTGTDMPILHTVELLDWAYGGPKPARLLV from the coding sequence ATGCAAACATCATTCACATCAGAGCAACTGGCCGATCCGCATGTGGCGGAATCCGAAAAAATCCTGCGCAAATGTGTGCATTGCGGCTTCTGCACCGCCACCTGTCCCACTTATGTCACGCTGGGCAACGAGCTGGACAGCCCGCGTGGCCGCATCTACCTCATCAAGGACATGCTGGAAAACAGCCGCCCGGCCGACCGTGAGGTCGTCACCCATATCGACCGCTGTCTCTCCTGCCTGGCCTGCACCACCACCTGTCCCTCCGGCGTGGATTACATGCATCTGGTCGATCACGCCCGCGCGCACATCGAACAGACCTATAAGCGCCCCTTCATGGACCGGCTGATCCGCAATCTTCTGGTTGCTGTCCTGCCGCATCCCGGCCGCTTCCGGCTGGCTCTGCATCTGGCAAGGCTGGCGCGGCCCTTCTCGGGTCTGCTTGCCAAGTCTCCGGCGCTGAAGCCGCTGCAATCCATGCTCGCTCTTGCCCCCGCTGCGGTGCCGCCGGTCTCCGCATCCGCCCGTCCGGGCGCACGGCCAGCGGAAGGCGAAAAGCGAGGGCGCGTCGCCATTCTCACCGGCTGCGCCCAGCCGGTGCTCGATCCCGGTATCAACGAGGCGACGCTCAGGCTTCTTTCACGGTTCGGCATCGAGGTCGTCGTACCCAAGGGCGAGGGCTGCTGCGGCTCTCTGGTGCATCACATGGGCCGCGAGGAAGAGGCGCTTGCCTCCGCCCGGCGGAATGTCGATGTCTGGATGCGGGAGATGGAGGAGGGCGGTCTCGACGCCATCATCATCACCGCCTCTGGCTGCGGCACCACCATCAAGGATTATGGCCATATGCTGCGGCTCGATCCGGCCTATGCCGAAAAGGCCGCGCGGGTCTCGGCGCTTGCGAAAGACATCACCGAATATCTCGCCACCCTCGATCTGCCGCAAAGGCAGAGCCAGGGCCTGACGGTTGCCTATCATTCCGCCTGCTCCATGCAGCATGGCCAGAAGATCACGCTGGCGCCGAAACAGCTCTTGAAAGCGGCGGGTTTCACCGTGCGCGATCCGGCGGAAGGGCATCTGTGCTGCGGCTCGGCTGGAACCTACAACATCCTGCAGCCGGAAATTTCCAGCAAGCTCAAGGCGCGAAAGGTGAAGAATATCGAGGCCACGCGGGCGGATGTCATCGCGACAGGCAATATCGGCTGCATCACGCAGATCGGAACCGGCACGGATATGCCGATCCTCCACACGGTCGAATTGCTGGACTGGGCCTATGGCGGGCCGAAGCCGGCGAGGCTTTTGGTTTAG
- a CDS encoding outer membrane beta-barrel protein, with translation MSRHTLLVCALLFSGVSFSAATAGEFEISGYGGWQSAPHSDVTVSDGPDFRAGWEGKSFSNPPYWGVRGTYWFDEGQLRNFGISLDFTHDKVYADDETLARSGWSHFEFTDGLNLLTLNALYRFPLESIRLTPYIGAGVGINVPHVEVYRPSGKTFEYQFGGATLQAQAGLSYRITDSWSTFVEYKGTYSFIDVDIDNGGSLKTDVITNAVNFGVAYKF, from the coding sequence ATGTCGCGCCATACTTTACTTGTTTGCGCCCTGCTCTTCAGCGGCGTCTCTTTTTCCGCCGCAACCGCAGGCGAATTTGAAATTTCCGGTTATGGGGGCTGGCAAAGCGCGCCGCACAGCGATGTGACGGTGTCTGACGGGCCGGATTTCCGCGCCGGATGGGAAGGCAAATCCTTCTCCAACCCGCCCTATTGGGGCGTGCGCGGCACCTACTGGTTCGATGAGGGCCAGCTCCGGAATTTCGGTATCTCGCTCGATTTCACCCATGACAAGGTCTATGCCGACGACGAGACGCTTGCCCGTTCCGGCTGGTCGCATTTCGAATTCACCGACGGCCTGAACCTTCTGACGCTGAATGCGCTCTACCGCTTTCCGCTGGAATCGATACGTCTGACACCCTATATAGGCGCCGGCGTCGGCATCAATGTGCCGCATGTGGAAGTGTACCGCCCGTCAGGCAAGACCTTCGAATACCAGTTCGGCGGCGCCACCCTTCAGGCCCAGGCCGGCCTCAGCTACCGCATCACGGACAGCTGGTCGACCTTCGTGGAATATAAGGGCACCTACTCCTTTATCGACGTGGATATCGACAATGGCGGCTCGTTGAAGACCGACGTCATTACCAATGCGGTGAATTTCGGTGTGGCGTATAAGTTCTAA
- a CDS encoding L,D-transpeptidase: protein MPMKSVFLALSLVSTLAVPAAMANERYRERPPVVVSPDLSAPWVTQLGGRGNVRPMVYPRAPAARQPLFQQRQAAAMPQRPSSGVTSQRPARVQNAAMRPNAPVRTQIAPQFLPQIVSYQTAEKPGTIVIDTPNRFLYLVLADGKARRYGVGVGKPGFEWAGTHKVTRKAEWPSWTPPKEMISREATKGHYLPAFMEGGPANPMGARAMYLGSTLYRIHGTNQPWTIGSNNSSGCIRMRNEDVTDLYERVNVGTRVIVI, encoded by the coding sequence ATGCCGATGAAGTCCGTTTTTCTGGCGCTGAGCCTCGTTTCCACCCTTGCCGTCCCGGCCGCCATGGCCAATGAGCGGTATCGCGAGCGCCCGCCCGTCGTCGTCAGCCCGGATCTTTCCGCCCCCTGGGTCACCCAACTCGGCGGCCGCGGCAATGTCCGGCCGATGGTCTATCCGCGCGCGCCTGCCGCACGCCAGCCGCTGTTCCAGCAGCGCCAGGCCGCCGCCATGCCGCAGCGCCCCAGCTCCGGCGTCACATCGCAGCGCCCGGCGCGGGTGCAGAATGCCGCCATGCGCCCCAATGCGCCGGTGCGCACGCAGATCGCGCCGCAGTTCCTGCCGCAGATCGTGAGCTATCAGACCGCCGAAAAGCCCGGCACCATCGTCATCGATACGCCAAACCGCTTCCTCTATCTGGTGCTCGCCGATGGCAAGGCCCGGCGTTATGGCGTCGGGGTTGGCAAGCCCGGTTTTGAATGGGCCGGAACCCACAAGGTGACCCGCAAGGCGGAATGGCCGAGCTGGACGCCGCCGAAGGAGATGATCAGCCGAGAGGCGACAAAGGGACATTACCTGCCGGCCTTCATGGAAGGCGGCCCAGCCAACCCCATGGGCGCGCGCGCCATGTATCTCGGGTCGACGCTTTACCGCATCCACGGCACCAACCAGCCCTGGACGATCGGCAGCAACAATTCCTCCGGCTGCATCCGCATGCGCAACGAGGATGTCACCGATCTCTATGAGCGCGTGAACGTCGGAACCCGCGTCATTGTGATATGA
- a CDS encoding DNA-3-methyladenine glycosylase I, whose product MSEAGLETGADGRVRCFWQQGLEDYSRYHDEEWGYPVTDDRRLFEKICLEGFQSGLSWLTVLRKRESFRLAFANFEFEKVAEFGDADIERCLADKGIIRHRGKIVSTINNARRAMALRDEFGSLARYFWGFEPAAAERPQTLDYATLRANPTSAASIRLSKDLKKRGWTFVGPTTVYAFMQAMGMVNDHIEGCHCRQPIEAMRREFVRP is encoded by the coding sequence ATGAGCGAAGCGGGACTTGAAACGGGCGCGGATGGCCGCGTTCGGTGTTTCTGGCAGCAGGGGCTGGAAGATTACAGCCGTTATCACGACGAGGAATGGGGTTACCCTGTGACCGACGATCGCCGCCTGTTCGAGAAAATCTGCCTGGAAGGTTTCCAGTCCGGGCTTTCCTGGCTCACCGTGCTGCGCAAGCGTGAGTCGTTCCGGCTTGCCTTTGCCAATTTTGAATTCGAAAAAGTGGCGGAGTTTGGTGATGCCGATATCGAGCGCTGCCTTGCCGACAAAGGCATCATCCGCCATCGCGGCAAGATCGTTTCCACCATCAACAATGCCCGCCGTGCCATGGCGCTGCGCGATGAATTCGGTTCGCTTGCGCGTTATTTCTGGGGTTTCGAGCCTGCCGCCGCAGAAAGGCCGCAAACGCTGGACTATGCGACGTTAAGGGCCAACCCCACCAGCGCCGCCTCCATCCGCCTTTCCAAGGATTTGAAGAAGCGGGGCTGGACCTTCGTCGGCCCGACGACCGTCTATGCATTCATGCAGGCCATGGGTATGGTCAACGACCATATCGAAGGCTGTCATTGCCGCCAGCCGATAGAGGCCATGCGGCGGGAGTTTGTACGTCCATGA